In the genome of Leptospira ryugenii, the window GAAGACAACACGCAAAGGAAGGACGACAACAAAATTTTTCTGTCCTCTTGTCGATGAATCTTGGGAAAGCGGATCCCCTATCCACATCCTTGCCCAAATCGATGACATCCCAGAAGAAGAGTTCAATGCCTTGTTCGAAAGGACTGAGTTCAAAGGGGTTCTTCGAAATGTATTGTGGGAAGGCCCCTCTTCTAGTACAAAAGATTTTTTTGAGAAGGAATATGGTGCAAGTTTCACAGAAGAGGTTTACCAATTTGAAGTCGACGGTGATGCAAGCCTAGACCTAATCATCGCTTTGGCAATACTGGGTATCGCCCTTCTCATACTTTTAGGCATTACCTTCTTTATGTACAAGCGATCTTTTTGACCGCAGGTATTATAACTAGGTAAATGAAAGAGATTTTTGCTTCAGATAGAAAGTAAGCAGTGGATACTCCATGGCAATATGGAAAAAGCCAAAGGCAAAATATGTTCTTCGAAAGTCGATGGGATAGATACAAAAGAGAATCAAGGCAAACACAATTCCAAAAGATACCAAAAGAATTTCCAAACGATTCCCTTCTTTCTTTTTGGAATAGGAGAGCGCAGGTATTTCAAACTTTCTCTTTACCATCAAAGGCAAAATAAATATCCACAAAATGTAATGTAAAATTTGTTGGTAGGCAAAGTAACCTAAAAAAGTAGTACCTGTTATCCATTCCAATTCTTGGGAAAGGATTTGTCGAAAGATTTCCACCTCTAATCGTTCGGGAAGAGCGATCTCAGATATACTTAGACCCAAACTAGCATAAAAGATAAACGAGATGACTGGCAACACAACAGAAAACAAAAGAGCGATGGCAATCACCCGTTTGTTTTTTTGTATACCATATAACATAATCCAGGGGATAAAATTATGAAAATGAACTAGAAAAAAATACAGGAGACTAGGCCGAGAAGCCAATATAAATAGATAAGTACATGCTCCTATAAGGATCGTGATATAAACCAATTTGGATGCCTCTAAGCCATACTGAAATATGATACAGAAAAGAATCCAAATCCCGAAGGCTCCCAAAAAAAAATATGGATACATTTTACCAATTTGCTTACCGGATAAATCCATTGCCAAATAAAGCATAGACACGATTGAAAAACAAAACGCAGTCAAGAGGATCCAATAAGGAAATCTGTTTATCTTTTGAAAAGAATGATGATACCCTCTCCACACATTGATTTCCATGTAAATATGTAAAAAACCAAATAACATAAGTGAGCCGAAGGCGGCATGGTATGGGTATCGATAGCAGAAAAAGAGTAAAATCAGGCTAAAGAAAGTGGACTGGTAGAGAAATTTATCACTTGCAATGGATTTTTTTAGCATATGATAGTAAACACTTCGCCCACAACTGGAGCTTTTAGCCTATGTCATACCCAACTAACCACAAGATAAATTTTTTACGATTTTGTCTGATCTTACTTTTTTTACTATCTGGGACTTGGCTCATTTCGGATGAAGCACCAGACTATTTCTTTCAATTGACTGAGGCTACAAAAGCAAGTGCGAGCTCTGTGCTGACTGAGCCAGGGAAAAGTAAGGGTTTCTATGCCGCAGAAAAGGCAATGGACCAAAAAACATCAACCTTTTGGTGTGAAGGAAAAGAGGATGATGGCATCGGTGAAACAATACGCATCAACTGGAAACCTACATTCATTGAGGCCATTGTCGTTGGCCATGGCGTTTTACTGAATCAAAATTATTACCAGTTAAACAATAGAATCAAAGAATACGAGGCAACATTTTTCCTATCAACAGGTCGCAAAAAAGTCCTTAAAGGTAAGTTTTCGGATTATAGCTGCGATAACGGTTGTGATATGATCAGAGGCGGTTCAGACGAAGAAATAGTAGAATGTAAAAAAACCAAAAAGAATCAATGTATATTCGATACGATTCAGGACGGAGGAATGGTTGGCGGCGAAGA includes:
- a CDS encoding NADase-type glycan-binding domain-containing protein — translated: MSYPTNHKINFLRFCLILLFLLSGTWLISDEAPDYFFQLTEATKASASSVLTEPGKSKGFYAAEKAMDQKTSTFWCEGKEDDGIGETIRINWKPTFIEAIVVGHGVLLNQNYYQLNNRIKEYEATFFLSTGRKKVLKGKFSDYSCDNGCDMIRGGSDEEIVECKKTKKNQCIFDTIQDGGMVGGEEIHGIYACTTGVEIKILSVFPGKKFKDTCISEIILKIPDPKWPEERVKEVAKEKESCR